The following proteins are co-located in the Candidatus Omnitrophota bacterium genome:
- a CDS encoding CHASE2 domain-containing protein, with product MTNSRHHVNLTNMPPHFKKNVKIFILGFSITAIFLSCEGLIPPARLINFKIYDILTRVEYRLRKPPAKIKDIVIVAIDSETVTKMAHRWPYPRSAFAKVVTNLTLAQAKVIAFDFVFLGKSEDAEDAALASAISNNNKIILASAVDESGSLRIRSNPGISANVPFGVVTKLQDPDGEIRRSLTYLVSDEVPPRGFLSWELAILKAAEGLSLTPIKGNESFISIQNNTCQKWLIPVDSYNKSFIINFRAHTDDFGRVSFYNVYNGNFDRDMIKDKMVLVGFVSSLLGDIHNTPIGWMPGITLNANSLLTLYTQSFITEYPMGIDRFLTVLGVMLALALVILLDTRMAYIFIGIEIAVFFAASYVLLTLGYSWNYFAFPFSVGVFPALSIKIYNWLWGRKKFYWT from the coding sequence TTGACAAATTCGAGACATCATGTAAACTTAACCAATATGCCGCCGCATTTCAAAAAAAACGTTAAAATATTTATCCTGGGGTTTTCAATCACCGCGATCTTCCTATCGTGCGAAGGATTAATCCCACCCGCAAGGCTTATTAATTTCAAGATATACGACATACTTACCCGCGTAGAATACCGCCTGAGAAAACCACCGGCCAAGATCAAAGATATCGTCATCGTAGCGATCGACAGCGAAACGGTTACGAAGATGGCCCACCGGTGGCCGTATCCGCGCTCGGCCTTCGCGAAAGTGGTAACAAATCTCACCCTCGCGCAGGCAAAAGTCATAGCGTTCGATTTCGTGTTCCTCGGTAAATCCGAAGACGCGGAAGACGCCGCCCTCGCAAGCGCGATATCCAATAACAACAAGATAATACTGGCAAGCGCCGTCGATGAAAGCGGTTCGCTGAGGATACGTTCAAACCCCGGCATAAGCGCTAATGTGCCATTCGGCGTAGTCACGAAACTGCAGGATCCGGACGGCGAAATACGGCGCTCCCTCACCTATCTGGTAAGCGACGAAGTCCCCCCGAGAGGCTTTCTCTCCTGGGAGCTCGCCATACTAAAAGCGGCGGAAGGATTGTCCCTGACGCCGATCAAGGGCAACGAATCCTTCATATCGATACAAAATAATACCTGTCAAAAATGGCTCATCCCCGTGGACTCGTATAATAAATCTTTCATAATAAATTTCCGGGCGCATACCGATGACTTCGGCCGCGTATCTTTTTACAATGTCTACAACGGCAATTTTGACCGGGATATGATAAAAGATAAGATGGTGCTGGTAGGCTTCGTCTCTTCGCTATTGGGGGATATCCACAACACGCCCATAGGATGGATGCCGGGCATAACGCTCAACGCCAATTCCCTCTTAACATTGTACACGCAAAGCTTTATCACAGAATATCCTATGGGCATCGACAGATTTCTTACGGTATTGGGGGTGATGCTTGCCCTGGCGCTTGTCATTTTATTGGATACCCGCATGGCGTACATATTTATAGGGATCGAGATAGCAGTATTTTTCGCGGCCAGCTACGTCCTGCTCACTCTCGGATACTCATGGAATTATTTCGCGTTCCCGTTCTCGGTCGGTGTATTCCCGGCTTTAAGCATAAAAATTTACAACTGGCTATGGGGCCGGAAGAAATTTTACTGGACATAG